One window of Ziziphus jujuba cultivar Dongzao chromosome 5, ASM3175591v1 genomic DNA carries:
- the LOC107419824 gene encoding monosaccharide-sensing protein 2 → MKGAVLVAIAASIGNFLQGWDNATIAGAIVYIKEDLALETTMEGLVVAMSLIGATLITTCSGPISDWLGRRPMLVASSVLYFVSGLVMLWSPNVYVLCLARLLDGFGIGLAVTLVPIYISETAPSDIRGSLNTLPQFTGSGGMFLSYCMIFGMSFTTSPSWKLMLGVLSIPSLLYFAFTVFYLPESPRWLVSKGKMVEAKKVLQKLRGVEDVSGEMALLVEGLGVGGETSIEEYIIGPADEVADGEEPSDKDKIRLYGPEQGLSWVAKPVTGQSSLALLSRQGSLANQSVPLMDPLVTLFGSVHEKLPETASARSMFFPNFGSMFSTADAPRSKNEQWDEESLHRDGEGYTSEAAGGDSDDNVHSPLISRQTTSLEKDMLPHASRGSSLSMRRHSTLFQGTGETVGATGIGGGWQLAWKWSEKEGEDGKKEGGFKRIYLRQEDVPAGSQRGSIVSLPAAEGEFIQAAALVSQPALYSKELLDAHPLGPAMLHPSETASKSPIWAALLEPGVKHALFVGVGIQILQQFSGINGVLYYTPQILEEAGVEVLLADLGIGTESASFLISALTTLLMLPSIGIGMRLMDDTGRRRLLLTTIPVLVGTLVILVIGNVVDMGSVVHAVISTVCVIGYFCCFVMAYGPIPNILCSEIFPTRVRGLCIAICALAYWIGDIIVTYTVPVMLTSIGLAGIFGIYAAVCVISWVFIFLEVPETKGMPLEVITEFFAIGARKAHAAKNE, encoded by the exons ATGAAGGGAGCTGTACTGGTAGCTATTGCTGCTTCAATTGGCAACTTTCTGCAAGGCTGGGATAATGCAACAATTGCTG GGGCTATTGTTTACATAAAGGAGGATCTTGCATTGGAAACCACAATGGAAGGCCTTGTTGTGGCAATGTCACTGATTGGAGCGACGCTTATTACAACATGCTCAGGACCCATATCAGATTGGCTAGGTCGGCGGCCAATGTTAGTAGCCTCATCTGTACTTTATTTTGTAAGTGGGCTGGTAATGTTGTGGTCACCAAATGTGTATGTCCTATGCTTGGCAAGGCTTTTAGATGGGTTTGGAATTGGTCTGGCAGTAACTCTTGTGCCAATCTACATATCTGAGACAGCCCCATCGGATATAAGGGGTTCATTAAATACTCTTCCACAGTTCACGGGTTCAGGTGGCATGTTTTTGTCATACTGTATGATTTTTGGGATGTCATTCACGACGTCACCAAGCTGGAAGTTGATGCTTGGGGTTCTTTCCATTCCCTCTCTTCTCTATTTTGCATTTACTGTGTTCTACTTGCCTGAATCTCCAAGATGGCTTGTGAGTAAAGGCAAGATGGTTGAGGCCAAAAAGGTTCTTCAGAAGCTACGCGGGGTGGAAGATGTTTCAG GGGAAATGGCATTGCTGGTAGAAGGCCTTGGAGTTGGAGGTGAAACATCAATAGAAGAGTACATAATAGGTCCGGCTGATGAAGTTGCTGATGGTGAGGAACCTAGTGATAAGGACAAAATCAGGTTGTATGGACCAGAACAAGGCCTTTCCTGGGTTGCAAAACCTGTTACAGGGCAGAGCTCTCTTGCCCTTCTCTCTCGCCAAGGAAGCCTGGCTAACCAAAGTGTGCCTCTTATGGACCCTCTTGTGACCTTATTTGGTAGTGTCCACGAAAAGCTTCCGGAGACAGCAAGTGCGCGAAGCATGTTTTTTCCAAACTTTGGCAGCATGTTTAGCACAGCGGATGCTCCTCGATCCAAAAATGAACAATGGGATGAAGAAAGCTTGCACAGAGACGGTGAGGGTTACACATCCGAGGCTGCTGGGGGAGACTCTGATGACAATGTGCATAGCCCGTTGATCTCGCGCCAAACCAcaagcttggaaaaggatatgCTCCCTCATGCTTCCCGCGGCAGCAGTCTGAGCATGAGGCGTCATAGCACACTCTTCCAGGGAACAGGGGAGACAGTTGGTGCTACCGGTATCGGCGGTGGCTGGCAGTTGGCGTGGAAATGGTCTGAGAAAGAAGGCGAGGATGGAAAGAAGGAAGGAGGGTTCAAGAGGATTTATTTGCGACAGGAGGATGTCCCAGCTGGGTCCCAACGTGGGTCCATCGTTTCACTTCCTGCTGCAGAAGGTGAGTTCATCCAGGCTGCTGCTCTTGTCAGCCAGCCCGCTCTGTATTCCAAGGAACTTCTGGATGCACATCCACTTGGACCTGCTATGCTTCACCCTTCCGAAACTGCCTCCAAATCTCCAATCTGGGCTGCTCTTCTTGAACCCGGGGTTAAGCATGCGTTATTTGTTGGAGTTGGAATTCAGATTCTTCAGCAG TTTTCTGGGATAAATGGGGTGCTCTACTACACCCCTCAAATTCTGGAAGAGGCAGGAGTAGAAGTTCTTCTTGCAGACCTTGGCATCGGTACGGAGTCCGCATCATTCCTTATAAGTGCATTAACCACCTTACTGATGCTTCCTTCCATAGGCATAGGCATGAGGCTCATGGATGACACCGGCCGAAG GCGGCTTCTGTTGACAACAATTCCGGTGCTGGTAGGGACGCTGGTAATCCTAGTGATAGGGAATGTGGTGGACATGGGGTCGGTCGTCCACGCAGTGATCTCAACCGTATGTGTGATTGGGTATTTCTGCTGCTTCGTGATGGCTTATGGGCCAATTCCAAATATCCTGTGCTCTGAGATATTTCCTACAAGGGTTCGTGGCCTGTGCATTGCCATATGTGCGCTGGCGTATTGGATTGGAGATATTATTGTCACTTACACAGTCCCTGTAATGCTAACTTCAATTGGATTAGCAGGCATCTTTGGCATTTATGCAGCTGTTTGTGTCATCTCTTGGGTATTTATCTTCTTGGAGGTTCCAGAAACCAAAGGCATGCCCCTCGAAGTCATCACTGAGTTCTTTGCTATTGGAGCAAGAAAAGCTCATGCTGCCAAGAACGAATGA